Genomic segment of Pseudothermotoga hypogea DSM 11164 = NBRC 106472:
TGTGAGAATCATCAGCGAAGAGCAAGCCAAGTCGTTCGAAGCCAAAACCGTGCCGGAGTTGATGGGCTGTGAGGGAAGAGCGAGAGAGGCTTATTATCAAGCGTTCAACACGATTACGAGTGGCAGACTGGCAATGAATAAGCGAGAGAAAAGGCCACCAAAGGATCCCATCAACGCTTTGATTTCCTTTGGTAACTCCGTTATGTACTCGGTTGTACTCTCGGAAATATACAAAACCGAGCTCAACCCAACGATAAGTTACCTGCACGAGCCAAGGGAAAGGAGATTTTCACTGAGCTTAGACATTTCTGAGATATTCAAGCCTTTGATAGTCGATCCGATCATTTTCAAGCTAATAAACAACAGCATGCTCAAAGAAGAGGATTTCGAAGATGAACTCGATTTTTGTTACCTAACATCATCTGGAAAAAAGAAGTTTTTGAAGGAATTCGAGGAAAAGCTTGAAACCACCATTAAACACAGAAAGCTGAAAAGGAGCGTCTCCTATAGGACCCTTATTCGTCTCGAGTGTTACAAGCTTATAAGACATTTACTACAAGACGAATTCTACAAACCTCTGAAGGCGTGGTGGTGATGCCTTATTACGTAATCACATACGATGTTTCGGAACAAAGAGTAAACAAAGTTAGAAAGATCTTGAAAAAGTACTTCGTATGGGTTCAAAATTCTGTTTTTGAGGGGGAAATTAGCTTGGGCAAGCTTGAGAAATGTAAGCAAGAGCTTTTGCAAGTCATAGATCAAAGGGAAGATTCAATATACATCTATAAAGTTCATCGTCTCACAGATCTCGACAAGCAAGTAATCGGCGTAGAAAAAGAATTTACCGACAACTTCTTGTGAGTTTGCAGTAAACCTCTTTACCTGTTGAAAGTATAAAGTTCATTGATCTCATCGAATCAAACCGATGTTTTTCACAATCATGGTTTTATGTAACTTGGGGTTCGCTGCAAAGACCTGAAAGAACGAAAGCCAAAATTTCTCGTCCGACAATATTGAAAATTTCTCTGAAAATCGATCTCCCTTTGCTCGGCTTTCTACTTATGAATTAAGAGGGTTTGATCTGAACTATGTGGGATGTGAACTTCCCAAAGCGTAGTAGTTCAGCTCGCCTGAATTAGGTTTGATCTGAACTATGTGGGATGTGAACCGTGAGGCGAGAAAGAGGTTTGGGCACAACATTGCTTGTTTGATCTGAACTATGTGGGATGTGAACACTTATGAAAAGAGGTGGGAAGATGATCTTGTCTACGTTTGATCTGAACTATGTGGGATGTGAACCAGGTTGAAGAACGTAGTACACGTCCGTTGTGTTGCGTTTGATCTGAACTATGTGGGATGTGAACGAGTCAAGGGCGAAGGGAGAGAAAAGTCCACGTAACCACGTTTGATCTGAACTATGTGGGATGTGAACCCGTCCGTTCGGCTGGATTACAAGCACAGACACAAGTTTGATCTGAACTATGTGGGATGTGAACCTGTCATGTCTATAGTCTTCCAAGGTACGTCAGAGACGTTTGATCTGAACTATGTGGGATGTGAACAAAATGATGTACTCAGATCCCGCAACAGGAGCCCAAGGTTTGATCTGAACTATGTGGGATGTGAACTAATGGGATTGATCGTCAACGGGGTGGACTTAAAAAGTTTGATCTGAACTATGTGGGATGTGAACAAACAGGTCAACATCTCTGTCAAGGTTGAAGAAGTGAGTTTGATCTGAACTATGTGGGATGTGAACTTAGATCAAGTCATCGAGGGTGTGACAGGATACCAGGTTTGATCTGAACTATGTGGGATGTGAACCTGTGTTCACTACTTGCTCTTTGGTCAACAGCTTTGGTTTGATCTGAACTATGTGGGATGTGAACCTGGGAGTGCCCTTCCAGCTTACGAAAGGTGTATTAGGGTTTGATCTGAACTATGTGGGATGTGAACAGCGCGGTGGCGACAATCACGGAAGAGACCGCGAACAGTTTGATCTGAACTATGTGGGATGTGAACGTCCGTCCATCTATCAGGAGCGCGGTTCTTGAGGAAGAGTTTGATCTGAACTATGTGGGATGTGAACCTATAAGCTCCGCTCGTACCGCCTGTAACCGAAGGGTTTGATCTGAACTATGTGGGATGTGAACACAGCCGGGCGAAATCATCGAAATACCCGTCGAAAAGGTTTGATCTGAACTATGTGGGATGTGAACCTATAAGCTCCGCTCGTACCGCCTGTAACCGAAGGGTTTGATCTGAACTATGTGGGATGTGAACACAGCCGGGCGAAATCATCGAAATACCCGTCGAAAAGGTTTGATCTGAACTATGTGGGATGTGAACCATAAAGAACGTTGACGGGCTCTTGCTGGTGGTAATTCAGTTTGATCTGAACTATGTGGGATGTGAACCAATCTTTTCGATGATTCCATACTTTTGCTGTGCGGTTGGTTTGATCTGAACTATGTGGGATGTGAACGCAGTGTGTATGTGCTTTTGATTGACAAGCGTGATTATAAGGTTTGATCTGAACTATGTGGGATGTGAACCTTGGATACGTTTGTCTGAAACGCATCTTCAGATTCTTGTTTGATCTGAACTATGTGGGATGTGAACCTTGGATACGTTTGTCTGAAACGCATCTTCAGATTCTTGTTTGATCTGAACTATGTGGGATGTGAACACTTTCAGAAAGTAATCTTCCGTTGCGTTTGTCAGGTGTTTGATCTGAACTATGTGGGATGTGAACTTGAGTGTGTTTAGAACATGTTTATTGGTATCAGAGTTTGATCTGAACTATGTGGGATGTGAACACAGGCAAGAGCTAATTGCCAGCGCCAGACATGACCATGTTTGATCTGAACTATGTGGGATGTGAACTCGGTCTGATTTACAAAATCAAGGTACAGCCTTTTCGTTTGATCTTAACTATGTGGGATGTGAACTTGGCAACATAACGAGCCATCTGATCTTGTCTCAATCGCGTTTGATCTGAACTATGTGGTATGTAACCAGTCGCAGACGGACCAAGGCGTTGCCAAAACGCCTATAAGCGATTCGGCAACAGAAAGTGTTGCCGAAAAGCATGCTGACCAATCGGCAACTGTTGCCGAACAGCGTACTACACAAACGCTAACGTCTGGCACCCAACCAGCCGAAACCGATCAAGGTGTTGCCAAAAAGGATATATCCCAAACGGCAACACCAAGTGTTGCCAAAACGGAAACACCCCAGGGTGTAATACCCTTAGGTGAGACATTAACAGCGGAAGAAACCATAGAAATGGTAGATAGACTCTGCGATTTGAACACTACACCGACAACTATTCACGTTCTATGCGGATTCTCGTCAAATACAAAAACACAAAATTGATGTTCAGCGTGCGGAAATTGGCACTTGAACTGCATCATGATCATGCGGGGCTACAGAAATACCTTGGGGAATTGCACAAACACGTCGTCTTGACCGTGTTTTCGTCACCTCGAGGTACCATCATAGACTTCACGCCACTAAGGGGTGTTGCCAAAACGCATATCAGTTGAATGGCAACTGTTGCCAAAGGCATATCAGCAATTTGTCTACAGGTTTCATCTGAACTATGTGGTATGCGAACATGAACATCTCGAAATTGAGCGAACCGGTTCAGGGATTGGATTTGACAATGCTGGTGCGGGAGATCGCAAGAAGCTTGGAGAAGTCTGATTTTGAGACTCTATCTGCAGGTGAGAGAGATTCTCAAAAGTACAGAGCGACGAGTTTTGAGACTCTGTCGATGCAGGAAGTCATGGCTGGGCGCGCTGAATTCACGATCTTTGAAGTTCCAAAGAGAGGTTTCTATACGATACTCTCAACGACACAAAATGAATCTTAGGACAGTTTGAGGATGCTAATCAAAAGCGCAAAGCAAACGCTGATGTTCATTGAGCGAAAAAGAAAAAGGGAAAGGGTCTCTCCTGGCCCTTTTTACTGTAGATACGAAAGACAGGAATTCTAATTACTCGCTTTCACCACGCAGTTTTTTCTTCACGCAGGGGTTTTCGCCATTTGACTGTCGAGGGTGATCGTGCACTTTCTGTCCTACGAAAGTTTTTCAGTGTGTTGACAAGGGAGGACCGGGAATGTTATGATACGGATGTACGGACAACCGTATGTAAGGAGGACCGTTTCGTGAGAGAGATAGAACGACGACTTTTCAAAAAATTCTCAGTTCCCATCCAGTGTGAAGAAAGAAACGGAGCGCTCTTTCTGTACGGGAAGGTCAAAAGTTGGGACCAAGTCGTCAAGATAGGCAAGTTCGCGACGAAATTTGGCTTCAGGGGTGTTGTGAACAAGATCGAGTGTGAAGACGCCGAACCTTCAACTCCGAAAGCTCCAACCTTTCGAGATATGAACCTTCATGGAAGAAAAGTGGATGTTTTAATCATCGGTGCAGGTGTGATAGGCTGTGCGATCGCGCGGGAGTTGACCAAATGGAAGCTGGATATTTTGGTTGTCGACAAAGAAGCAGACGTTGCCATGCACCAAAGTTCTCACAACGCTGGCATGATGCATCCACCGATCGCGCCGCATCCGAAGAGTAAGAAGGCGTGTTACAACAGGAAAGGCCTGGACATGATAGAAACACTCTCACGCGAGCTCGATTTTCCCTTCCAAAGGAACGGTATGGCGATGTTGTTCCCGAGCGAGTGGTTCACACTCCTGCTGCCCTTCGTGAAGATGAGAGAAGTTCAAAACGACGTCAAAGACACACAGTTCTTGAGCGCTTCGAAGTTCTTGAAGATCGAGCCGAACGTGAAGAAGAACTTCTCGTGGGCGTACGTGATTTGGGAAGCGGGCGTGGTGGATCCTTTCCAAATGACCTTAGCCTTCGCCGAGAACGCCGTTCAGAACGGAGCAAAATTCTCTTTCAACACCTTCGTTGAGGATTTCGTCGTCAAAGATGACAGAATCGAGGCCGTTGTGACGAACAGGGGAACGATCTTTCCAAGAATCGTTGTGAATGCGGCCGGTGTTTGGGCAGATCACATCGCGGCTCTTGCCAACGATGAGTTCTTCACGATTCATCCGAGAAAAGGCGAGATGGCGATTATCGACAAAAAGAAATCCAACCTGTCCAGACTGACTCTCTCGAAAGTTTCTCTCAAACAGCTCGGTTCGGTCACCAAGGGTGGGGGATTGATTCCGACGGTTCATGGGAATCTTCTTCTTGGACCAACTGCGGTGGAAGTTCCAGACAGAGAAGATTACAGCACGACTCAGGAAGGTTTGGACGAACTTTTCAACAAGCACGCAGGCTTGGTTGAAGGTCTCAGCAAGAAGGATGTGATCAACTACTTCGCTGGGACGAGGGCAGCAACGTATGAAGAAGACTTCATCGTTGAATCTTCTCAGAAAATCCAGAACCTGATCCACGCTGCGGGAATCCAGTCACCGGGACTTACCAGTGCACCTGCCATAGCGGTGGATGTAGCGGCTATGTGCATCGAAAAATTACAAAAAGAGATAAAGATCGCTCCCAACGAAAAATTCTGTCCTGTCAGAAAAAAGGATCCAGATTTCAAGAAGCTCTCTCTGGAAGAAAAACAAAGGATCATAGAGAAGAATCCAAACTACGGCGTCGTGATCTGCAGGTGTGAGACCGTGACGAAGGGTGAAGTCCTTCAAGCGCTCCATGGAAACGTACCAGCCACCACGCTCGATGGAATCAAATGGAGAACACGCTCTGGGATGGGAAGGTGTCAGGGCGGTTTCTGTACACCGTTTTTGGTCGAGTTAATGCGAGAGGTTGGAATCGATCCACTCACCATGACGAAGAAGGGTCCTGGTTCGGAGCTGTTCGTCGCGAAAACAAGACTGGGAGGAGACGAACATGTATGATGTTGCGGTGATAGGTGCTGGGCCTGCTGGGCTTGCGGCTGCCATATCCGCATCCAAGAACGGTTCAAGTGTGGTGATCATCGAAAGAGAGCCGGAGCTTGGAGGAATACTGAAACAGTGCATCCACGATGGGTTTGGGATTATTCATTTCAGAAAGAGACTCACAGGGCCAGAGTACGCGGAGATTTTCATCGAAGAGCTTTTGAAGACAGATGTGCACGTTCTCACCAGTACCTTTTTACTGGACGTTCGAAGAGAACAAGGATTTTTCACCTTGACACTTCAGAACGAAAAAGGCATCTTTTCCATTCGTTCGAAGACCATTGTCCTTGCAACCGGTTGTAGGGAGAGAACCTCCAGGCAGGTCTTCATCCACGGCGAACGACCAGCAGGGATCATGACCGCGGGAGCGGCACAGAGGTTTGTGAACATGATGGGTCTTTTGCCTTTCAGAAGATGCGTCGTTTTAGGCAGTGGGGACATCGGTTTGATCATGGCGCGCAGACTCACCATCGAGGGTGCCAAGGTGATAGGAGTTTACGAGATAAAATTCGAGCCAGCGGGACTCTTGAGGAACGTTTCACAGTGCCTGCACGATTTCAACATCCCCTTGTATCTCTCACACACCGTCAGCAAAGTCTTTGGAAAAAATCGTGTCGAGAAGGTCGAAGTGGTGAGAGTCGATCAAAACCTTTCGTTTGTTGCTGGTAGCGAAAGAACGATCGAATGCGACGGGCTCTTGCTCGCCGTCGGTTTGCTACCCGAGAACGAGTTGGCTGAAAGGCTCTCACTTCAAATCGATCAAGTCACGAACGGTCCTTTCGTGGATCAGTATTTCATGGGCACGGTGGAAGGTGTTTTCAGCTGTGGAAACTCTCTGCACGTGCACGATCTGGTGGACTACGTCACGTGGACTGGTTTTGAGGCGGGAAAATGGGCAAGTGAGTACGCAAAGGGCAAACTGAAGGTGCAAAAGAGAGTTCCACTGAAATTCGATTCATCGTTGCAGTACTGCGTGCCACAGATGTTGAGTTTTCCTCTGACTGGAAAGGTGAGGATCTATTTCAGGGCCAAAACGAAGCTTGTGAACGCGCAGATCGCAGTCTCTCAAGCAGGACAAGAGCTTGTTTCGAAGAAGTTCAAAATCTTGAGACCACAGCAGATAGAATTCATCGATGTAACGCCGAGGTTCGAAGACGAGCCGTTGGAAATGTCGCTCAAACACGTCTCTTCCTTGGATGAACGAGAGCAACCTTTCAAGAGCCTGGTGTGCATCGTGTGTCCAAAAGGTTGTGAGATAGAGCTGTACGGAGATGCCTCAAACCCAATCTTCAGAGGCTATAGTTGTGAGAAGGGGCTCGAATTTGCAAAACAAGACATCATCAATCCGAGGAGAGTCCTCTGCACGACCGTTCTGACAAAAGATGCAAGACTTCTTCCCGTCAGAACGGACAGAGAGATCCCACTCGAAAGTTTTGAGAAAGTCATGAACAGAGTGAAGAGCATCGTGGTAAAAAAGACTGTTCGCCGTGGGGAAGTGATCGTGGAGAATATCGAAAACACGAACGCCAATCTCGTTGCCACTGCGACTCTGTACAATCTTTCTGGGGGGAGGACGAATGTCGAAGCTCGTCTTGAGCGTTGATTGTGGCACACAGAGTTTGAAGGCTCTCGCGTTCGATGAGACCGGAAATCTCGTTGACATGTGCAAGGCGGAGTATCCTCAAACCTACGTCTCACCGAAACCTGGTTGGGCGGAACAGGACCTCCAAGTTTACGAATCAGCGCTCTCGAAGGCTTGTAAAACGCTCTTCGAGAATGGCAAGGTAAAACCAGAAGAAATACTTGCGATCAGCGTAACGAGCCAGCGAGATACGTGCGTGTTTCTGGCGAAGGACGGAAGACCGTTGAAGAGAG
This window contains:
- the cas1b gene encoding type I-B CRISPR-associated endonuclease Cas1b; this encodes MTLRPYYIFSSGRIMRRENTIYVENEKGEKKALPIEEVESLHIFGEVEMNTKFLNFLSQHGKPIHFYNYYGFYSGSFVPRSKNISGELLVKQVEYYLDNEKRLYLAKAFVEGATFHMLRNLRNYDGTEEFVRIISEEQAKSFEAKTVPELMGCEGRAREAYYQAFNTITSGRLAMNKREKRPPKDPINALISFGNSVMYSVVLSEIYKTELNPTISYLHEPRERRFSLSLDISEIFKPLIVDPIIFKLINNSMLKEEDFEDELDFCYLTSSGKKKFLKEFEEKLETTIKHRKLKRSVSYRTLIRLECYKLIRHLLQDEFYKPLKAWW
- a CDS encoding FAD-dependent oxidoreductase — translated: MYDVAVIGAGPAGLAAAISASKNGSSVVIIEREPELGGILKQCIHDGFGIIHFRKRLTGPEYAEIFIEELLKTDVHVLTSTFLLDVRREQGFFTLTLQNEKGIFSIRSKTIVLATGCRERTSRQVFIHGERPAGIMTAGAAQRFVNMMGLLPFRRCVVLGSGDIGLIMARRLTIEGAKVIGVYEIKFEPAGLLRNVSQCLHDFNIPLYLSHTVSKVFGKNRVEKVEVVRVDQNLSFVAGSERTIECDGLLLAVGLLPENELAERLSLQIDQVTNGPFVDQYFMGTVEGVFSCGNSLHVHDLVDYVTWTGFEAGKWASEYAKGKLKVQKRVPLKFDSSLQYCVPQMLSFPLTGKVRIYFRAKTKLVNAQIAVSQAGQELVSKKFKILRPQQIEFIDVTPRFEDEPLEMSLKHVSSLDEREQPFKSLVCIVCPKGCEIELYGDASNPIFRGYSCEKGLEFAKQDIINPRRVLCTTVLTKDARLLPVRTDREIPLESFEKVMNRVKSIVVKKTVRRGEVIVENIENTNANLVATATLYNLSGGRTNVEARLER
- the cas2 gene encoding CRISPR-associated endonuclease Cas2; amino-acid sequence: MPYYVITYDVSEQRVNKVRKILKKYFVWVQNSVFEGEISLGKLEKCKQELLQVIDQREDSIYIYKVHRLTDLDKQVIGVEKEFTDNFL
- a CDS encoding NAD(P)/FAD-dependent oxidoreductase → MREIERRLFKKFSVPIQCEERNGALFLYGKVKSWDQVVKIGKFATKFGFRGVVNKIECEDAEPSTPKAPTFRDMNLHGRKVDVLIIGAGVIGCAIARELTKWKLDILVVDKEADVAMHQSSHNAGMMHPPIAPHPKSKKACYNRKGLDMIETLSRELDFPFQRNGMAMLFPSEWFTLLLPFVKMREVQNDVKDTQFLSASKFLKIEPNVKKNFSWAYVIWEAGVVDPFQMTLAFAENAVQNGAKFSFNTFVEDFVVKDDRIEAVVTNRGTIFPRIVVNAAGVWADHIAALANDEFFTIHPRKGEMAIIDKKKSNLSRLTLSKVSLKQLGSVTKGGGLIPTVHGNLLLGPTAVEVPDREDYSTTQEGLDELFNKHAGLVEGLSKKDVINYFAGTRAATYEEDFIVESSQKIQNLIHAAGIQSPGLTSAPAIAVDVAAMCIEKLQKEIKIAPNEKFCPVRKKDPDFKKLSLEEKQRIIEKNPNYGVVICRCETVTKGEVLQALHGNVPATTLDGIKWRTRSGMGRCQGGFCTPFLVELMREVGIDPLTMTKKGPGSELFVAKTRLGGDEHV